CCTACATGGAACAGGTTGCTGGCAAGGCGCATATTTTTCTTGCGTAGCATCTGGCTTGAGCCGGCTTTCCAGGTATATTGGGATAAATCAAAGCGTGCCCAGCAACCTATCAAGCAAATGGCTAACGCAACATAGGGATAGATGCCAAATAACAATAAATTGATAGTCATGATCTTGCTCCCCTATTACTGTTAGTGGTATTGCTAGAAGAGGGATTGGTTACAAAATGAATGGGCGTTGGCAGTTCCTCCTTGGCTTTTTTCGGTTTAGTATTAAGGTTGCAACTATTGCCTTCTAAACCAAAGGTTACTTGCTCTTCTTCCCATACTTTATCAATAGCCTCGGGAGTATAATCAGGCTCTTCATTTGCCACTTGTTTTTGCAAGTCGTTTAAATCAACCCTGACATCTGCAAGCTCAAGTAATACTTCGAAGCAACGGGAATAAATACTCTCTCGTTGAGCTAAGCGTACTTTTAATACAGCAAGAATAGGTGCAATGTTCACAAGTTGCTGCTGTATGACTGTTTGATCTTGATGAGTTAAAAATTCAAGAAATAAAGGCAAATAATCGGGTAATTCCCGCACACTGATATGAAAGCCTTGCTCTTTATAAAGCTCCATTAGATCGACCATCGCTTGACCTCGATCACGGGATTCACCATGGACATGCTCAAATAATAACAGCGAAACAGCACGGCCCCGGTCAAATAAACCCACATATTCTTCTTGTCGGTCCATTAAATCCGTGGTGGTTAAGTGATTTAGCACATCGATCAAAACAGCTTTGTTTTTTGGAGCTAATTCCTGATCACGCTCAATGGCTTCAGCAAGTTCACCACGCCCTTGCTGTAATTCAGTTGAAGGGTAATCAAGCAGTAATGAAATAATCTTTAATA
The DNA window shown above is from Spartinivicinus poritis and carries:
- the narJ gene encoding nitrate reductase molybdenum cofactor assembly chaperone, producing MKILKIISLLLDYPSTELQQGRGELAEAIERDQELAPKNKAVLIDVLNHLTTTDLMDRQEEYVGLFDRGRAVSLLLFEHVHGESRDRGQAMVDLMELYKEQGFHISVRELPDYLPLFLEFLTHQDQTVIQQQLVNIAPILAVLKVRLAQRESIYSRCFEVLLELADVRVDLNDLQKQVANEEPDYTPEAIDKVWEEEQVTFGLEGNSCNLNTKPKKAKEELPTPIHFVTNPSSSNTTNSNRGARS